The Cygnus olor isolate bCygOlo1 chromosome 18, bCygOlo1.pri.v2, whole genome shotgun sequence genome includes a window with the following:
- the RAB11FIP4 gene encoding rab11 family-interacting protein 4 isoform X4 has translation MTLAQQEVHHESDMDSAIESAQSSEASDVCRIEEKDGVLGGLFLPGDNAGQTPRKMRHVYNSELLDVYCSQCCKKINLLNDLEARLKNLKANSPNRKISSTAFGRQLFHNSNFSSSNGSTEDLFRDSIDSCDNDITEKVTYLEKKVTELENDSLTNGDLKSKLKQENTQLVHRVHELEELLKDQETSAEQTLEEEIKRHREAYSKYEKEKGTEIELLNTRVQQLEDENGELKSTVTRLKSQTERLDEERQRMSDRLEDTSLRLKDEMDLYKRMMDKLRQNRLEFNKEREATQELIEDLRKELEHLQLYKLECERPGRGRSSSSSVSEFNAKTREVEMEHEIKRLKQENQKLRDQNDDLNGQILSLSLYEAKNLFATQTKAQSLAAEIDSASRDELMEALKEQEEINYRLRQYMDKIILAILDHNPSILEIKN, from the exons ATGACACTAGCACAGCAAGAGGTTCACCATGAGTCTGACATGGACAGTGCCATCGAGAGTGCCCAGAGCTCGGAGGCCTCCGACGTGTGTCGGATCGAGGAGAAGGACGGTGTTCTTGGTGGCCTATTCCTGCCTGGTGACAA TGCTGGCCAAACACCCCGAAAAATGAGGCATGTTTATAACAGCGAGTTACTGGATGTTTACTGCTCACAGTGCTGCAAAAAGATAAATCTGCTCAACGATTTGGAAGCCAGGCTGAAAAACTTGAAAGCAAACAG CCCTAACAGGAAAATATCAAGCACAGCTTTTGGAAG acaGCTCTTCCACAATAGCAACTTCAGCAGCAGTAATGGCAGCACAGAAGACCTGTTCAGAGACAGTATAGACTCCTGTGATAATGATATAACTGAAAAG GTAACAtacctagaaaaaaaagttacagaattGGAGAACGATAGCCTAACAAACGGTGACCTGAAGAGCAAACTGAAACAAGAGAACACGCAGCTAGTTCACAG AGTTCATGAGCTGGAAGAATTATTGAAAGACCAAGAGACATCAGCAGAACAGACCCTGGAAGAAGAGATAAAGAGACATCGAGAAGCATATAGCAAgtatgaaaaagagaaaggcacAGAAATTGAACTGCTAAACACAAG GGTTCAGCAACTGGAAGATGAAAATGGTGAGCTGAAAAGCACTGTCACACGACTGAAATCGCAAACAGAGAGATTAGATGAG GAGAGGCAACGCATGTCAGACAGGTTGGAGGACACTAGTCTGCGACTGAAGGATGAGATGGATTTGTACAAGAGAATGATGGATAAGCTGCGGCAGAACAGACTGGAATTTAACAAGGAGAGGGAAGCCACGCAGGAG CTCATTGAGGACTTGCGGAAGGAACTGGAGCACTTGCAGCTCTACAAGCTGGAATGTGAGCGTCCTGGACGGGGGAGAAGTTCTTCATCCAGTGTGAGTGAATTCAATGCCAAAACCAGAGAGGTGGAAATGGAGCATGAAATAAAACGGCTGAAGCAG GAGAATCAGAAACTTCGTGACCAAAATGATGATCTTAATGGACAGATCCTTAGTCTGAGTCTTTATGAAGCTAAAAATCTCTTTGcaacacaaacaaaagcccAGTCATTGGCTGCTGAAATTGATTCTGCATCAAGAGATGAG CTCATGGAAGCCCTTAAAGAACAGGAAGAGATAAATTACAGATTGCGACAGTATATGGACAAGATCATTTTGGCAATCCTAGATCACAACCCATCTATCTTGGAAATAAAGAATTGA
- the RAB11FIP4 gene encoding rab11 family-interacting protein 4 isoform X3 yields the protein MTLAQQEVHHESDMDSAIESAQSSEASDVCRIEEKDGVLGGLFLPGDKSSPHNPSAASDLSTYSTASLISNEEQFEDYGEGDDVDFTPSSPCPDDETRTNAYSDLGSSVSSSAGQTPRKMRHVYNSELLDVYCSQCCKKINLLNDLEARLKNLKANSPNRKISSTAFGRQLFHNSNFSSSNGSTEDLFRDSIDSCDNDITEKVTYLEKKVTELENDSLTNGDLKSKLKQENTQLVHRVHELEELLKDQETSAEQTLEEEIKRHREAYSKYEKEKGTEIELLNTRVQQLEDENGELKSTVTRLKSQTERLDEERQRMSDRLEDTSLRLKDEMDLYKRMMDKLRQNRLEFNKEREATQELIEDLRKELEHLQLYKLECERPGRGRSSSSSVSEFNAKTREVEMEHEIKRLKQENQKLRDQNDDLNGQILSLSLYEAKNLFATQTKAQSLAAEIDSASRDELMEALKEQEEINYRLRQYMDKIILAILDHNPSILEIKN from the exons ATGACACTAGCACAGCAAGAGGTTCACCATGAGTCTGACATGGACAGTGCCATCGAGAGTGCCCAGAGCTCGGAGGCCTCCGACGTGTGTCGGATCGAGGAGAAGGACGGTGTTCTTGGTGGCCTATTCCTGCCTGGTGACAA GTCAAGTCCTCACAACCCTTCTGCAGCATCTGACCTCTCCACTTACTCCACCGCCTCTCTGATAAGTAATGAAGAACAGTTTGAAGACTATGGGGAAGGAGATGATGTGGATTTTACTCCCAGTAGCCCATGCCCTGATGATGAGACCAGAACCAACGCCTACTCTGACCTTGGCTCATCTGTATCTTCCAG TGCTGGCCAAACACCCCGAAAAATGAGGCATGTTTATAACAGCGAGTTACTGGATGTTTACTGCTCACAGTGCTGCAAAAAGATAAATCTGCTCAACGATTTGGAAGCCAGGCTGAAAAACTTGAAAGCAAACAG CCCTAACAGGAAAATATCAAGCACAGCTTTTGGAAG acaGCTCTTCCACAATAGCAACTTCAGCAGCAGTAATGGCAGCACAGAAGACCTGTTCAGAGACAGTATAGACTCCTGTGATAATGATATAACTGAAAAG GTAACAtacctagaaaaaaaagttacagaattGGAGAACGATAGCCTAACAAACGGTGACCTGAAGAGCAAACTGAAACAAGAGAACACGCAGCTAGTTCACAG AGTTCATGAGCTGGAAGAATTATTGAAAGACCAAGAGACATCAGCAGAACAGACCCTGGAAGAAGAGATAAAGAGACATCGAGAAGCATATAGCAAgtatgaaaaagagaaaggcacAGAAATTGAACTGCTAAACACAAG GGTTCAGCAACTGGAAGATGAAAATGGTGAGCTGAAAAGCACTGTCACACGACTGAAATCGCAAACAGAGAGATTAGATGAG GAGAGGCAACGCATGTCAGACAGGTTGGAGGACACTAGTCTGCGACTGAAGGATGAGATGGATTTGTACAAGAGAATGATGGATAAGCTGCGGCAGAACAGACTGGAATTTAACAAGGAGAGGGAAGCCACGCAGGAG CTCATTGAGGACTTGCGGAAGGAACTGGAGCACTTGCAGCTCTACAAGCTGGAATGTGAGCGTCCTGGACGGGGGAGAAGTTCTTCATCCAGTGTGAGTGAATTCAATGCCAAAACCAGAGAGGTGGAAATGGAGCATGAAATAAAACGGCTGAAGCAG GAGAATCAGAAACTTCGTGACCAAAATGATGATCTTAATGGACAGATCCTTAGTCTGAGTCTTTATGAAGCTAAAAATCTCTTTGcaacacaaacaaaagcccAGTCATTGGCTGCTGAAATTGATTCTGCATCAAGAGATGAG CTCATGGAAGCCCTTAAAGAACAGGAAGAGATAAATTACAGATTGCGACAGTATATGGACAAGATCATTTTGGCAATCCTAGATCACAACCCATCTATCTTGGAAATAAAGAATTGA